The Opitutaceae bacterium genome has a window encoding:
- a CDS encoding histidine kinase has product MAATPRLMPLSTKLLGVLLFWTLVGFAFASQFYLSSSLLGRAVTWSQAVSYSLADWYVWAILSWPILVLARRWPPESPRPWRVAGIHLCAALLVSVSYVALRSLVALVLGALSGEDVTFGEVFRPLLFKTFPFNLLVYGVIVSISHAIDYYRKYHDRTIHALELERHLTEARLQALLHQLKPHFLFNTLNGIASLMHRDVELADRMLVRLGEILRITMNQQARAFTRLRDEIAFIEKYLEIERIRFGKRLVVEYAIDPRTEELALPSLLLQPLVENAIKHGIEPHARPGWIRVMSTLTPGGELEIVVTDSGDGLQDSVPRREGIGTANTRQRLRETYGDRHVFSLANAPGSGLAARILIPAESLSR; this is encoded by the coding sequence ATGGCTGCCACCCCGCGCCTGATGCCATTGTCCACCAAGCTCCTCGGCGTCCTTTTGTTTTGGACGCTCGTGGGCTTTGCCTTTGCCAGCCAATTCTACCTGTCGTCGTCGCTGCTGGGCAGGGCGGTTACGTGGAGCCAGGCGGTCTCTTACTCGCTCGCGGATTGGTACGTGTGGGCGATCCTTTCGTGGCCGATCCTGGTGCTGGCGCGCCGATGGCCTCCTGAAAGTCCGCGTCCCTGGCGGGTGGCGGGTATCCACTTGTGCGCCGCGCTGTTGGTATCCGTGTCGTACGTGGCCTTGCGCAGCCTGGTTGCCCTGGTGCTCGGCGCGCTGTCGGGAGAGGACGTGACCTTTGGCGAAGTCTTCCGCCCGCTGCTGTTCAAGACGTTTCCGTTCAACCTGCTGGTTTATGGCGTGATTGTTTCCATCAGCCACGCGATTGACTACTACCGCAAATACCACGACCGCACCATCCACGCACTTGAGCTTGAAAGGCATCTGACGGAGGCCAGGCTGCAGGCGCTGCTTCACCAGCTGAAGCCGCACTTCCTCTTCAACACGTTGAACGGCATTGCGTCTCTGATGCATAGGGACGTCGAGCTCGCCGACCGGATGCTTGTGCGCCTGGGCGAAATCCTGCGGATAACCATGAACCAGCAGGCGCGGGCGTTCACCCGCTTGCGCGATGAGATTGCCTTCATCGAGAAGTACCTCGAGATCGAGCGCATTCGCTTCGGAAAGCGCCTGGTCGTGGAGTACGCGATCGATCCCCGCACGGAGGAGTTGGCTTTGCCCAGCCTGCTGCTGCAGCCGCTCGTGGAGAACGCGATCAAGCACGGCATCGAGCCGCACGCCCGGCCCGGATGGATTCGGGTCATGTCCACGCTGACCCCCGGCGGCGAGTTGGAGATCGTGGTCACCGATTCGGGCGACGGGCTTCAGGACTCGGTTCCCCGCCGGGAGGGCATTGGGACCGCCAACACCCGCCAGCGGCTGCGCGAAACCTACGGCGACCGCCATGTCTTTTCTCTGGCGAACGCCCCCGGGAGCGGCTTGGCTGCGCGAATCCTCATTCCCGCCGAATCTCTTTCCAGGTGA
- a CDS encoding CRTAC1 family protein, translating to MSAPPSPHARDDPGTLPQPGDATSPLWRIWLPISVASVASGVMLAAGNRDDARTGDEPVLRLAQANGMADVETVPAVPPHLVSTVGGGAVAFDANGDGHPDLYHLGGGAWPWDEPTGRGRSVAGTLLINTGAGSFADQTISSGLTPTFPGMAAAAGDFDLDGDPDLAVSGVGGLILYSNNGYGIFTAVPVSAAPAGDDHVWRAGVTWVDANADGWPDLVTMTYARWPDEVSLEEAIDVVSGGRSYGTPTGFLPDFPQVLLNQRDGTFLSAEDHVGLEPIDPLTRSPRPWGLAALPLDANGDSLVDLLLTFAEGSPQLFLARPGGGFRRAQPGSEVRREGDGFWMPRVIPGGDPRSETLLRWAQAMQAGQPTLPAPRGGPNAVDLDWDGQLEAILLGSKLEAHPSRDLPLEALSGHLSFARERSESWLPVPLQLSNSASVEKPAVSRAAVTLDFDLDGDEDIAVTQLGAAPRLLRNEPRITLPWVAVQLDVPHSSRSADGSRVEVVTPRGAWAQTWLPRHDGLGQSVGPLRFGLAADSRVSRIVVRWNDGEVTTLPTPALNRLHRIVRQR from the coding sequence TTGAGCGCCCCACCCTCACCTCACGCTCGCGACGACCCAGGCACCCTCCCGCAACCAGGCGACGCCACCTCGCCCCTCTGGCGCATCTGGCTGCCCATCTCGGTCGCCTCGGTGGCGAGCGGGGTGATGCTCGCGGCCGGGAACAGGGACGATGCCAGGACCGGGGACGAGCCCGTCCTGCGTCTGGCACAGGCAAACGGGATGGCTGACGTGGAAACAGTCCCCGCTGTGCCCCCACACCTGGTGTCGACTGTGGGCGGCGGAGCCGTGGCATTCGATGCGAATGGCGACGGGCACCCCGACTTGTACCACTTGGGCGGAGGCGCGTGGCCGTGGGACGAGCCCACCGGGCGCGGGCGAAGCGTGGCGGGAACGCTGCTCATCAACACCGGTGCCGGATCCTTCGCCGATCAGACCATCTCGTCAGGATTGACCCCCACCTTCCCGGGCATGGCCGCCGCCGCCGGCGACTTCGACCTCGACGGGGATCCGGACCTCGCGGTGTCCGGGGTGGGTGGCCTGATTCTGTATTCAAACAATGGATACGGCATCTTCACCGCCGTCCCAGTAAGCGCGGCGCCCGCTGGCGACGACCATGTGTGGCGGGCCGGCGTTACATGGGTCGATGCCAACGCCGACGGCTGGCCGGACCTTGTGACGATGACCTATGCCCGCTGGCCGGACGAGGTGAGCCTCGAGGAGGCGATTGATGTGGTGTCCGGGGGCAGGAGCTACGGGACACCAACAGGCTTCCTGCCGGACTTTCCGCAGGTGCTGCTCAATCAGCGCGACGGCACCTTCCTCTCCGCCGAGGACCATGTCGGACTAGAGCCGATCGACCCGCTGACGCGCAGCCCGCGACCATGGGGACTCGCTGCACTGCCCCTGGACGCCAACGGGGACTCGCTTGTGGATCTCCTGCTCACGTTTGCAGAAGGAAGCCCGCAGCTTTTCCTCGCGCGACCGGGAGGAGGATTCCGGCGGGCGCAGCCAGGCAGCGAGGTCCGCAGGGAAGGCGATGGCTTCTGGATGCCACGCGTCATACCCGGCGGCGATCCCCGGTCGGAAACACTCTTGCGTTGGGCCCAGGCAATGCAGGCCGGCCAGCCCACCCTTCCGGCTCCCCGTGGAGGCCCGAATGCAGTGGATCTGGATTGGGACGGCCAGCTCGAGGCGATTCTCCTCGGCTCGAAACTCGAGGCACATCCTTCGCGCGACCTTCCACTGGAGGCGCTTTCGGGACATCTGTCTTTCGCCCGGGAACGCTCCGAGTCGTGGCTGCCCGTGCCCCTGCAGCTTTCAAACTCCGCATCCGTCGAGAAGCCAGCCGTGTCGCGCGCAGCAGTCACGTTGGATTTTGATTTGGACGGCGATGAGGACATCGCCGTGACCCAACTCGGAGCCGCGCCCCGACTGCTTCGGAACGAGCCGCGCATCACCCTCCCCTGGGTTGCCGTCCAGCTTGACGTGCCGCATTCAAGCCGCTCCGCCGACGGTTCGCGGGTGGAAGTGGTCACTCCGCGCGGCGCCTGGGCTCAGACCTGGCTTCCACGACACGATGGACTCGGCCAGAGCGTCGGGCCGTTGCGATTTGGTCTGGCCGCCGACAGCCGTGTGAGCCGCATCGTCGTCCGATGGAACGACGGTGAAGTGACCACCCTGCCGACGCCCGCCCTGAATCGACTGCACCGGATTGTCCGCCAGCGATAA
- a CDS encoding LytTR family DNA-binding domain-containing protein, which yields MTRLRTLIADDEPLARERLRGFLEKETDIDIVAEFGDGTAAGDYLQREPVDAVFIDIEMPGLTGVQVAASLPDPGRIALVFVTAHQEFALEAFGVRAVDYLLKPFDRSRLRASLERVREHFRLRNSAQLGERLSQLLDEREAGAKAGPGQRIAVRTDGRIVFLRAEELHWAEAADNYVVLHTAQGRLMLRETLSSIEHRLDPRSFARVNRSALVNLDHIKELQPAFHGDYVVILRTGVRLPLSRSLRGQLDRFIR from the coding sequence GTGACACGTTTACGCACGCTCATTGCCGACGATGAACCGCTCGCGCGCGAGCGCCTGCGCGGGTTTTTGGAAAAGGAAACGGATATCGATATTGTCGCCGAGTTTGGAGACGGCACAGCTGCCGGCGACTACCTGCAAAGGGAGCCTGTCGATGCGGTGTTTATCGACATTGAGATGCCCGGGCTCACGGGGGTTCAGGTTGCGGCCTCCCTGCCTGATCCGGGGAGGATCGCGCTGGTGTTTGTGACCGCTCACCAGGAGTTCGCGCTGGAGGCTTTCGGCGTCCGAGCGGTGGATTACCTCCTGAAACCCTTCGATCGCTCCCGATTGAGGGCTTCGCTGGAACGAGTCCGCGAGCATTTCAGGCTGCGGAATTCGGCCCAGCTCGGAGAGCGTCTGTCGCAACTTCTCGATGAGCGCGAGGCGGGGGCAAAGGCGGGACCGGGCCAAAGAATCGCAGTTCGCACAGATGGAAGAATTGTCTTTCTGCGAGCGGAAGAACTTCACTGGGCCGAGGCCGCCGACAACTATGTCGTGCTCCATACCGCACAGGGCAGGCTGATGCTGCGCGAGACACTCAGCAGCATTGAGCACAGGCTGGACCCGCGATCGTTTGCGCGGGTGAATCGCTCTGCTTTGGTGAACCTTGACCATATCAAGGAGCTTCAGCCGGCGTTTCATGGCGATTATGTCGTTATACTTCGGACTGGCGTGCGACTTCCGCTCAGTCGCAGCCTGCGCGGCCAGCTTGATCGTTTCATTCGTTGA
- a CDS encoding lamin tail domain-containing protein: protein MNFKNSLLIALALVGTSTTLLANLRVTEAHSSGSGNSTYQADWFEITNIGASTIDLTGWKVDDASQSFVSGRPLRGVTSIAPGKSVVFMESNADGSNDAAKGAAFKAAWFGSNIPADFQLGYYGGSGIGLSTDGDQVNIYTSTGILTASIAFQTATTGRTFDNAALIDGVETMFVSQLSVDGVNGAFMSVTGGEIGSPGAIPEPSTYALLAGAAAMGLAMFRRTRARALTA from the coding sequence ATGAATTTCAAGAATAGCCTCCTCATCGCCCTCGCCCTCGTCGGCACCTCGACCACGCTGCTGGCAAATCTGCGCGTCACCGAGGCGCACTCCTCGGGAAGCGGCAACAGCACTTATCAGGCGGATTGGTTTGAAATCACCAACATCGGCGCCTCGACCATCGACCTCACGGGTTGGAAGGTTGACGATGCTTCCCAGTCCTTCGTCTCCGGCAGGCCGCTTCGCGGCGTCACTTCCATCGCTCCGGGCAAGTCGGTGGTGTTCATGGAGAGCAATGCCGATGGCTCTAATGATGCCGCCAAAGGCGCGGCCTTCAAGGCTGCCTGGTTTGGTTCCAACATCCCGGCTGACTTCCAACTCGGCTATTACGGTGGAAGCGGCATCGGGCTGAGCACGGATGGCGACCAAGTGAATATCTACACCAGCACGGGCATCCTGACGGCGAGCATTGCGTTTCAGACAGCGACCACAGGTCGTACTTTTGACAATGCTGCCTTGATCGATGGCGTTGAGACCATGTTTGTCTCCCAATTGAGCGTGGACGGCGTGAATGGCGCCTTCATGTCCGTCACGGGTGGCGAAATCGGATCGCCCGGCGCGATTCCCGAGCCGTCGACCTATGCCCTCCTCGCTGGCGCAGCGGCCATGGGCCTCGCCATGTTCCGCCGGACGCGCGCCCGTGCACTGACTGCCTGA
- a CDS encoding phosphatase PAP2 family protein, translating into MPRLLSRLVAAVFAMVSGVLCCAADNPILYWNNEVLNAVRLARNPPPVAALHLATYHVAIQDAVNGVTALHEPFFAAEPAPAGVALDAAIAGAAHTVLKALWGDTSNPRNLDVALERALADVPASPAREAGLAWGRKVAGVVLADRATSGWNKPAEGVFSSREPGMWRETPTGFRPCVLPQLCTTRPFALTSPSQFRPGPPPALNSKEYADELAFVRRVGARDHAERTEEETLSTPFWSDDLGTATPAGHWNVIAADLARRKSLGVPETARLFALLNLASADAAIACWDTKMHYRLWRPETAIRELSTDLNPHFTPDPDFIPNMESPAHPDYTSGHSTFSGAASRMLERFFGTDEMEFTTTSDGLPGAVRTFKTFSAARDEIGMSRVWGGIHTMSANLAGQSTGIALADYIFDNKLRPRQK; encoded by the coding sequence ATGCCCCGCCTTCTGTCCCGGTTGGTTGCTGCTGTGTTTGCAATGGTGTCAGGCGTGCTCTGTTGCGCCGCCGACAATCCCATTCTCTATTGGAATAACGAGGTGCTGAATGCCGTGCGCCTTGCCCGCAACCCGCCTCCGGTTGCAGCCCTCCATCTCGCCACCTATCACGTGGCCATCCAGGACGCGGTGAATGGTGTCACCGCTCTGCACGAGCCCTTCTTTGCCGCTGAACCGGCACCCGCGGGTGTGGCCCTCGATGCGGCGATCGCCGGTGCCGCCCACACCGTGCTGAAAGCACTTTGGGGCGACACATCGAACCCCCGCAACCTCGACGTCGCTCTGGAGCGAGCACTTGCCGATGTCCCCGCAAGCCCCGCTCGCGAGGCCGGGCTGGCGTGGGGAAGGAAGGTCGCAGGGGTGGTTCTGGCGGACCGCGCCACCTCGGGCTGGAACAAGCCGGCCGAGGGTGTTTTTTCAAGCAGGGAGCCGGGCATGTGGCGGGAAACGCCCACGGGGTTCCGTCCCTGCGTGCTGCCTCAACTTTGCACCACGAGACCCTTTGCGCTGACGAGCCCGAGCCAGTTTCGGCCAGGTCCGCCGCCTGCGCTAAACTCGAAGGAGTATGCCGATGAACTTGCGTTTGTGCGCCGCGTTGGAGCGAGGGATCACGCCGAGCGTACCGAAGAGGAGACGCTTTCCACTCCCTTCTGGAGCGACGACCTGGGCACGGCCACGCCAGCGGGCCATTGGAATGTGATAGCCGCGGACCTCGCACGCCGGAAATCCCTGGGTGTGCCGGAGACAGCCCGTCTGTTTGCCTTGCTCAACCTTGCGAGCGCCGATGCGGCGATCGCGTGCTGGGACACGAAGATGCACTATCGCCTGTGGCGTCCGGAGACAGCGATTCGCGAGCTCTCCACCGACCTCAATCCCCATTTCACGCCGGACCCGGACTTCATCCCCAACATGGAGTCGCCGGCGCATCCGGACTACACCTCGGGCCACAGTACATTCAGTGGAGCGGCGTCCCGCATGCTCGAGCGCTTCTTTGGGACGGACGAAATGGAGTTCACCACCACCTCTGACGGGCTGCCGGGTGCCGTGCGCACCTTCAAGACCTTCAGCGCCGCCCGCGACGAGATTGGGATGAGCCGCGTGTGGGGTGGCATCCACACGATGTCGGCGAACCTAGCTGGCCAGTCGACGGGTATCGCCCTCGCGGACTACATTTTCGACAACAAGCTTCGACCGCGTCAAAAATAA
- a CDS encoding VCBS repeat-containing protein — MRFQFPCLAALALSCALSLPALVPPEPKLTPLVPAEPVPGAPRLRALDPEQTGVTTPNVFNDPRMWGARFRELTLGAVETGIAIADFNADGRYDLFTVSKNGPCSLYLQVAPWRFEDTAARAGVTGVFEGQLPSNTGVSVVDVNADGLPDIYLCRYDLPNLLWVNNGDGTFREEAAARGLAIKDASVHASWADYDRDGAVDVYLVTNILDFSKSPQGRRDVLLRNAGDGTFKDVTKEAGIWGLTQGHTALWTDLNHDTWPDIYVANDFETPDRLYLNRGNGTFTDVIDERLPHVTYFSMGADSGDINNDGLVDLFITDMRDRTHREYMAGMEEVGRGLWEQERVSKLIPQYMWNALYLNSGGDRFLEAAHLCGMQATGWTWSARLIDLDNDARLDAFVTAGMVRNFIDADVVDRQRVAADLTARALVWKHAPERRETPLVYHNLGGLEFKDVSAEWGMTQPTVAFGCAAADLDGDGDLDLVYANYNAAPTLVQNTGSSGNRVVVALKGGGANPAALGAHVKLVAGGVVQIRQVFTERGIAASEPPEVHFGLGESARIDELTVTWPDGAVSIHRDLPAGHRISLAQPPGPSRPAPAAFHAAPAATALCEEATGTGLDYTHVLRPYDELSRQRLLPRRLHGQSPPLATADVNRDGIDDVFVGGSAGQAGRLFVGRADGTYEVSSSQPWEKTSSATACGATFFDANGDGAPDLHLALGGADLPDGHQYLNDKLYLNDGYGGFREDPDALPGDGAATQAVAIMDFDRDGRLELFVGGRSVAGSYPDSPSSFLFRQEGERWVDITDQIAPGLRTVGMVTAAIWADCDADGTDELILATEWGPIHVFGAEKGRLVEETRARGFAGHKGWWTSLAAGDLNGDGRIDLLAGNVGLNTKYRASAAEPVSLFFGDFDANGRSHLVETQHAEGRLVPVRGRSKLAYAFPWISKKFPTYEAFGRASMEDIFGEKLSRVSSLEVNELRSGVFLQQNDGSFSFQPLPREAQLAPIQAMRLEDLDADGKLDLIAVGNHFFPEPTTGRFDGAQGWILLGDGRGGFKPLWPDRSGFAVPFDSRSVVVLRNPATGKPRIVTSECEHPVRVFDVR, encoded by the coding sequence ATGCGCTTTCAGTTTCCCTGCCTGGCGGCACTGGCCTTGTCCTGTGCCCTCTCCCTGCCTGCACTTGTCCCGCCTGAACCGAAGCTAACCCCACTCGTACCGGCGGAGCCGGTCCCGGGGGCTCCGCGTCTTCGCGCGCTTGACCCTGAGCAGACCGGCGTCACGACGCCAAACGTTTTCAATGACCCCCGCATGTGGGGCGCGCGCTTTCGCGAGCTGACCCTGGGTGCGGTCGAGACCGGCATCGCCATTGCCGATTTCAATGCCGATGGCCGCTACGACCTTTTCACGGTCTCCAAGAACGGTCCCTGCAGTCTTTACCTCCAGGTGGCCCCCTGGCGGTTTGAGGACACGGCCGCGCGTGCGGGGGTGACGGGTGTATTTGAAGGTCAACTACCGAGCAATACGGGCGTCTCCGTTGTCGATGTGAATGCCGACGGACTTCCGGACATTTATCTCTGCCGCTACGACCTTCCCAATCTACTTTGGGTGAACAATGGCGACGGCACGTTTCGCGAGGAGGCGGCGGCGCGTGGGCTGGCGATCAAGGATGCCAGTGTGCACGCCTCCTGGGCGGATTACGACCGGGATGGCGCCGTGGACGTCTATCTCGTCACCAACATCCTGGATTTCTCGAAGTCTCCCCAAGGCCGCCGGGACGTGTTGCTGCGCAACGCGGGCGATGGCACCTTCAAGGACGTGACCAAGGAGGCTGGCATCTGGGGACTCACGCAGGGGCACACGGCGCTTTGGACGGATCTGAACCATGACACGTGGCCAGATATTTACGTTGCGAACGACTTCGAAACCCCGGATCGACTTTACCTTAACCGTGGCAACGGGACCTTCACGGATGTCATCGATGAACGACTTCCCCATGTGACGTATTTCTCGATGGGCGCCGACTCGGGCGACATTAACAACGATGGCCTGGTCGACCTGTTCATCACCGACATGCGCGACCGCACTCACCGTGAGTACATGGCTGGCATGGAGGAAGTCGGCAGAGGCCTTTGGGAGCAGGAACGCGTGAGCAAACTCATCCCGCAGTACATGTGGAATGCGCTTTATTTGAACTCAGGCGGGGACCGTTTCCTTGAGGCCGCGCACCTATGTGGCATGCAAGCCACGGGGTGGACCTGGTCAGCGCGCCTCATCGATCTCGACAATGATGCGCGGCTCGACGCCTTCGTGACCGCGGGCATGGTGCGCAACTTCATCGACGCAGACGTCGTGGACAGGCAACGCGTGGCCGCGGATCTCACTGCCCGTGCACTGGTGTGGAAGCACGCGCCCGAGAGGCGAGAGACGCCGCTGGTGTACCACAACCTCGGCGGCCTGGAATTCAAGGATGTCAGCGCGGAGTGGGGGATGACGCAGCCAACAGTTGCCTTCGGCTGTGCGGCGGCCGACCTCGATGGCGACGGCGACCTCGATCTCGTTTACGCGAATTACAACGCGGCACCGACCCTCGTCCAGAACACGGGTTCTAGCGGGAACCGCGTGGTCGTGGCGTTGAAGGGTGGCGGTGCAAATCCTGCGGCCCTCGGCGCGCACGTGAAGCTCGTGGCTGGAGGCGTCGTCCAGATCCGACAGGTGTTCACAGAACGGGGAATCGCCGCGTCGGAGCCCCCCGAGGTCCACTTCGGCCTCGGTGAGAGCGCTCGAATCGATGAGCTGACAGTCACCTGGCCAGATGGCGCCGTCTCGATCCATCGGGACCTGCCCGCCGGCCATAGGATCTCGCTTGCCCAACCCCCTGGCCCCTCGCGCCCCGCCCCGGCGGCCTTCCACGCGGCCCCTGCCGCAACGGCCCTGTGTGAGGAGGCAACAGGCACCGGCTTGGACTACACGCATGTGCTCAGGCCCTACGACGAACTGAGCCGCCAACGCCTCTTGCCGCGCCGCCTGCACGGCCAGTCCCCACCGCTGGCAACCGCCGATGTGAATCGCGATGGAATTGACGATGTGTTCGTTGGAGGTTCGGCCGGACAGGCAGGCCGCCTTTTCGTTGGCAGGGCGGATGGCACCTATGAGGTCTCCAGTTCCCAACCGTGGGAAAAAACAAGTTCGGCAACCGCCTGTGGCGCCACCTTCTTTGATGCGAACGGCGACGGCGCCCCCGACCTGCACCTGGCCCTTGGAGGGGCGGATCTTCCGGACGGACACCAGTACTTGAATGACAAATTGTATTTGAACGATGGATACGGTGGCTTCCGGGAAGATCCGGACGCCCTGCCGGGGGACGGCGCCGCCACTCAGGCGGTCGCGATCATGGACTTCGACCGCGATGGGCGGCTCGAGCTGTTTGTCGGCGGTCGCAGCGTGGCGGGGTCTTACCCGGACTCGCCGAGCAGCTTCCTGTTTCGACAGGAGGGAGAGCGCTGGGTGGACATCACGGACCAGATCGCACCGGGCCTGAGGACGGTCGGCATGGTCACCGCAGCCATCTGGGCGGATTGCGATGCGGATGGCACCGACGAGCTGATTCTTGCCACGGAATGGGGGCCGATTCACGTATTTGGGGCCGAGAAAGGCAGGCTCGTAGAAGAAACGAGGGCCCGCGGTTTTGCGGGACACAAGGGCTGGTGGACGAGCCTCGCCGCCGGCGACCTGAATGGCGACGGCCGGATTGACCTCCTGGCTGGCAATGTCGGCCTAAACACAAAGTACCGCGCCAGTGCAGCAGAACCCGTGTCGCTCTTCTTCGGTGATTTTGATGCCAACGGACGGAGCCACCTGGTCGAGACCCAGCACGCTGAGGGCCGCTTAGTTCCCGTGCGGGGACGAAGCAAGCTGGCATATGCGTTCCCCTGGATTTCGAAGAAGTTCCCGACCTATGAAGCCTTCGGGCGTGCGTCAATGGAGGACATCTTTGGCGAGAAACTCTCGCGGGTTTCGTCGCTTGAGGTCAACGAGTTGCGATCGGGAGTGTTTCTCCAGCAGAACGACGGATCCTTCTCCTTCCAGCCCCTCCCGCGTGAGGCGCAACTGGCACCAATACAGGCGATGCGCCTCGAGGACCTCGATGCAGACGGCAAGCTGGACCTGATCGCGGTCGGAAACCATTTCTTTCCTGAGCCCACCACCGGGCGTTTCGATGGTGCGCAGGGTTGGATACTGCTTGGCGACGGACGGGGCGGGTTCAAGCCCTTGTGGCCCGACCGTTCGGGGTTTGCGGTGCCGTTTGATAGCAGATCGGTGGTGGTCCTTCGCAACCCGGCGACAGGGAAGCCCCGGATCGTCACCTCGGAGTGCGAACATCCCGTGCGGGTGTTCGACGTGCGTTGA
- a CDS encoding SdiA-regulated domain-containing protein, translated as MKHTTLAVAALIGAATSFAGPTSIDLSQYQRVGRYNLPHPTTTTSPSEFNLLGEEASGVAYRPETDTLFIIGDGGRSVTEVTKTGALVSSMTMAPGGSPQGTYYYDPEGITYVGGNKFVFVEERYRTAHLFTYDPTKVLGADVFTQSMKLGTNAGNVGLEGLSYDPATNGFIFVKEKTPIGIFQTTIDFAAGTASNGSPSTTNSTDLFNPALLGMTDTADVFALSNITSLVGGLNYNDLLVLSQENGKVVQVDRNGVIKATLMIEADLGDTLAIADMQHEGLVMDSNGWLYIVNENAGGTSDQPQLWVYAPIPEPSTYAALAGVAALGLAAIRRRQAAA; from the coding sequence ATGAAACACACCACCCTTGCCGTCGCGGCCCTCATCGGGGCTGCGACTTCGTTCGCCGGTCCCACTTCGATCGACCTGTCCCAATACCAGCGCGTCGGTCGCTACAACCTCCCGCACCCCACCACCACGACCTCTCCCTCGGAGTTCAACCTCCTGGGCGAAGAGGCTTCCGGCGTCGCCTACCGCCCCGAGACTGACACGCTTTTCATCATTGGCGACGGCGGCCGTTCCGTCACCGAGGTTACCAAAACTGGTGCGCTGGTGAGCAGCATGACGATGGCACCCGGCGGTTCGCCCCAGGGTACTTACTATTATGACCCCGAAGGCATCACCTACGTGGGTGGCAACAAGTTTGTGTTCGTGGAGGAGCGTTACCGGACTGCACACCTCTTCACCTATGACCCGACCAAGGTGCTGGGTGCGGACGTGTTTACCCAGTCGATGAAGCTCGGCACCAACGCGGGCAACGTCGGCCTCGAAGGCCTTTCTTACGACCCCGCCACCAACGGGTTCATCTTTGTGAAGGAGAAGACTCCCATTGGGATTTTCCAGACCACGATCGATTTTGCGGCAGGCACGGCTTCGAACGGATCGCCGTCGACCACCAACTCGACGGACCTGTTCAACCCCGCGCTCCTCGGAATGACCGACACCGCCGATGTGTTTGCCTTGTCAAATATCACCTCCCTGGTTGGGGGATTGAACTACAACGACCTGCTCGTGCTCAGCCAGGAGAATGGGAAGGTGGTACAGGTTGATCGAAACGGCGTGATCAAGGCGACGCTCATGATCGAGGCGGACCTTGGCGACACCTTGGCCATTGCCGACATGCAACATGAGGGCCTTGTGATGGATTCCAACGGCTGGCTGTACATCGTCAACGAGAACGCCGGCGGCACCTCAGACCAGCCGCAGCTTTGGGTCTATGCCCCCATCCCGGAGCCGTCCACGTATGCAGCGCTTGCCGGTGTGGCCGCACTCGGCCTTGCCGCAATCCGTCGCCGCCAGGCCGCTGCCTGA